From Microbacterium rhizosphaerae:
ATCCACCTGGCCGCTCAGGGCGCGGCGCTGCGCGCCTCGGCACATGCGTTCCAGGATGCGTACCTCGCCGAGGTCGACTGGGAGGACGCGGACGCCGCGTCCCGCCGCATCGACCGGATCGTGCCGGCCCTCCTCCTGGCGCGCGTGGCCGGGGCCTCCCCCGTCGAGTATCTCGACGACGGAAGCCGCGCTCGGGTTCGATCTCTCGCCATCACGGCGCTCCGCACCGGGGTGCCGGTCGGCGCCCTCCTCGACGACGAAGAAGGATGACCATGACTGACACCATCGCCGCCGTGTGCGCCCGTCGGGTCTGGGACTCGCGCGGGCTTCCGACCATCGAGGTCGAGGTGCGCACGAGCAGCGGCGCCCGAGGGCAGGGCATCGCACCCGCGGGAGCATCGACGGGTCGCCGGGAGGCACGGGAACTGCGCGACGGCGGCGACCGGCTCGGCGGATGCGACGTCATCCGCGCGGTCGAGCTCGCGATCTCGGTCGTCGGACCTCGGATCACAGGCATCGACGTCCACGATCAGGAGGCGGTCGACGCGATCCTCGCCCGGATGGGCCCCGAGGTCGGCGGCAACACGACGACCGCGGCGTCGCTCGCGGTGCTCCATGCCGCCGGCGCGAGCCGCGGCATCCCCGCGTGGGCGGTGCTGGATGCCGCGCCCCGCTGGATGCCCCGACCGCAGATCCAGATCATCGGGGGCGGGGCGCATGCGGCGCACCGCACGGCCGTCCAGGACTTCATGGTGCTGCCCCTCAGTCCCACGCGGATCGCGGACGCGTTCTTCGAGGTCGCCGAGGTCTATCGCGCCGTGGGCGCCGTCCTCGCCGAACGCGGCCCGCGCCGTGGCGTCGCCGACGAGGGCGGGCACTGGCCGGAGGTCACCGGCACCGAGGATGCACTGGACCTCCTGGTCGCGGGTATCGAACGTGCCGGGCTGGTTCCCGGTGTCGACATGGCGATCTCGCTCGACATCGCGGCGACGCAGTTCGCGTCCGCCGACGGCTACGGGGTCGGCGATCGCTCGTACGACACGGCCGACTGGATCGCCGAGCTCGATCGGCTCTGCCGCGCCTACCCGATCTCCACCATCGAAGACCCGGCGGGCGAGGACGACGCCCGAGGCATGCGGCGGGCGGTCGCGACCCTGGGCGACACCGCGGTCGTGGTCGGCGACGACTACCTCGTCACCGACGCGGATCGGATCGAGGCGGCTGCGCGCGACGAGGCCGTCCAGGCGGCGCTCATCAAGGTCAACCAGGTGGGGACCGTGACGGGCGCGGCGCGCGCTGTTGCGGCCGCGCGAGCGAACGACCTGTCGGTCATCGTCTCGGCGCGCTCCGGCGAGACGGAGGATGTGTCGGTCGCACATCTGGCCACCGGCTGGGGCGCCGACATCGTGAAGGTCGGCTCGATCACCCGCGGCGAGCGCACCGCGAAATGGAACGAGCTGATCCGCATCGACGAGGCCCTCGGCGGGCTGCCCCTCGCCCCTGCACCCTGACGTGGGTGATCGTCACCCGGAGGCCGGCTCCCCCTGAGGCTCGGAGGCCGGGATCAGCCCGCGCGCCTCGAGCTCGGCCCAGAGGCTCTCGGGGATGTCGGCCGCCATGCGTCGCGCGTTCTCCACGACGGCCTCGGGACGGGAGGTCCCGACCACCACGGTCGCCACCAGAGGATGGCGCAGCGGGTATCGCAGCGCCGCCGCCGGCAGCTCGACACCGAACTCGCGGCAGCAGTCGGCCAGCAGTCGTGCGCGCGCCAGTGTCGCGTCGGGCACCGCGCCATAGTCGTAGTGCGCGTCGGCGCCGGGGTCGTCGGTGGCCAGCAGGCCGGAGTTGAACACCGCCGCATCCACGATCCGCACCCCGCGCTCCGCGCACGCGGGGAAGAGGTCGACAAGGGCCGGCTGCTCGAGGAGCGTGTAACGCCCCGCGATCATGACGAGGTCGAGGTCGCCCTCCCGCACGGCGCGGGTGGCCACGGCCGGATCGTTGACGCCGACCCCGATCTGGGTGACGACGCCTTCGTCGCGCAACGCGGCGAGGGCCGGCAGCCCTTCGCGCAGGCCCCACTCGAGGTCGTACGCGTCGGGGTCGTGCAGGTAGAGGATGTCGATGCGGTCGAGCCCGAGCCTCTCGAGGGAGTCCTCGAGGCTGCGCCGGATGCCGGACGCGCTGGGATCGAACCGCCGGACGAGGTCGTCCGGCACATCGAACCCGTTCGCCAGGTCGCGCCCGCCGTCGTGGTCGGCGTTCGGGACCAGCAGGCGCCCGACCTTCGTCGAGAGGACGTACTCGTCCCGCGGCTTCTCGCGGAGGAATGCGCCGAGCCGGCGCTCGGACAGCCCCAGTCCGTAGTGGGGAGCCGTGTCGAAGTAGCGGATGCCGGCATCCCACGCCGCGTGCAGCGTCTCGGACGCGCGCTCGTCCGGGACCGCGCGGTACAGATTGCCGATCGAGGCGCCGCCGAAGCCGAGCGGGCCGATGTCGGCCGTCACGATGCCGCCGCCGATCGCCGCCACGTGTGCTCGGCGATCGAGGCTCTGAGCATCTCGGTGCCGGCGCCGGGGGCCGTGGGCGCCAGGTAGCGTCCGCCGGCGACGTGCACCGGGGTCGCGAAGTGCTCGTGCAGGTGGTCCACGTACTCGATCATGCGCTCGTCCATGCTTCCGGACACGGCGACGAAGTCGAACATCGACAGGTGCTGCACCGCCTCGCACAGGCCGACGCCGCCCGCGTGCGGACACACCGGGACGCCGAACTTCGCGGCCAGCAGCAGGTTCGCGATGTTCTCAGCGACTCCGCCCACGCGGGCCGCATCGATCTGCATGATCCCCATGCCGCCCGCCTGCAGCAGCTGCTTGAACACGATCCTGTTCTGCACGTGCTCTCCGGTCGCGACGCGGATCGGGGCGATCGCGCGTGCGATGGCGGCGTGTCCGAGGATGTCGTCCGGACTCGTCGGCTCCTCGATCCAGGCGAGGTCGAACGCGGCGAGCTCGCGGATCCGGTCGATGGCGACGGGCACGTCCCAGCGCTGGTTGGCGTCGACCGCGATCCGGATGTCGGGGCCGACCGCTGCCCGCGCGATCGCGAGCCTGCGGGCGTCGTCCGCTGGGTCGCCGCCGACCTTGAGCTTGATCTGGCCGAAGCCATCGGCGACGGCCTCCCGGCTGAGGCGCTCGAGCTTCTCGTCGGAGTAGCCCAGCCACCCCGGCGTCGTCGTGTACGCCGGGTAGCCCTCGGCGCGCAGCCTCTCGATCCGTTCGGCGCGACCGGGCTCGGCCCGCCGCAGGATCTCCAGCGCATCGTCCTCGGTCAGGGCGTCGGTGAGGTACCGGAAATCGATGAGCGAGACCAGCTCCTCGGGGCTCATCCGGGACAGGTGCAGCCACAGCGGTTCACCGGCCCGCTTCGCGCGCAGGTCCCACAGCGCGTTGAGGGCGGCTCCGATCGCCATGTGCATGATGCCCTTCTCGGGGCCGAGCCATCGCAGCTGGGAGTCGTGGATGAGACGACGCGAGATGCCTCCCATGTCACGCAGGAGGTCGTCGAGATCCTCCCCGACCAGGTAGTCGCGCAGGGCGTCGAGCGCCGCGACCTGGACCTCGGTCCCGCGGCCGATCGTGAACACGAACCCGTGGCCCTCGAGTCCGTCCGAGGAGTCGGTGCGGACGATGAGGTACGCGGCGGAGTAATCCGGATCGGGGTTCATGGCATCCGATCCGTCCAGCGTGATGGATGTCGGGAATCGGATGTCGAACGTGTCGACAGCGGTGATGATCGTCATCTCATCCTTTCCGGTTCGAGCTTAGACATCGGATGTATGTGCGTCAACGCGGATCGGATTGTGCCATTATGGGAGTCATCGCGGACCTGACGGCTTCAGAGTTCCGATGTTCTTGGATGACTTCCTCCGACGAAGGAGTGCACATGCGATTCGCGCGACTCGGTCCCCGCGGCGAGGAGATTCCTGCCGTCCTCCACGACGACACCTGGTTCGACATCCGCTCGATCACGGCCGACATCGACGGCGCGTTCCTCGCCGGCGGCGGGGTCGAACGGGTGCGTGCAGCGCTCGCCGCAGCATCCCTGCCCGAGCTTCCGGCCCCGAGTCGGTTCGGCGCTCCGATCGCGCGGCCGTCCGCCGTGTACTGCGTCGGGATGAACTACGCGGCGCACGCAGCCGAGTCCGGCTCGGCGCCTCCCGAGAACCTCGTCATGTTCATGAAGGCGCCCAACACCGTCGTCGGACCCGACGACGACGTCGAGATTCCGCCCGGCAGCCTCAAGACCGACTGGGAGGTCGAGCTCGGCATCGTAATCGCCGCGCAGACGTCCCGCCTGGCATCGCCCGCCGAAGCGCGCGACCGGATCGCGGGGTTCGTCCTCGCCAACGATCTCTCCGAGCGCGATTGGCAGCTTGCGGTGTCCGGGGGTCAATGGTCGAAGGGGAAGTCGGCGCCCGGCTTCCTGCCGCTCGGACCGTGGCTCGTCACGCCGGACGAACTGGATGCCGACGACGTCCGGCTGCAGTCGTGGGTCAACGGAGATCCGCGGCAGGACTCGCGCACAGCCGACCTCATCTTCCCGATCGACACCATCGTGTGGGAGCTGAGCCGCTATCTGACGCTCGAGCCGGGCGATGTCGTGCTCACCGGGACACCCGAGGGGGTCGCGCTGTCGGGCCGGTTCCCGTACCTCGCCGCCGGAGACGTCGTCGACCTCGAGATCGAGGGTCTCGGGCATCAGCGGCAGCGCTATGTGGCGGCGGACGTCGGAGAAGGGAACCGCTGACATGAGCACGAATCTCGACGGCCTGGTCGCGATCGTCACCGGGGGCGCCTCCGGGATCGGCGCCGCCATCGCGGCGCGACTGCGCGCGGGCGGCGCCCGCGTCGCGGTCTTCGATCTCAACCCGGACGAGGCGAAGGAGGCGGATGCCGCGATCCGGGTCGACGTCACCGACGACGCATCCGTCGTGGCCGGCGTGGCCGCGGTCGTCGCCCGGTTCGGCCGGATCGACATCGTCGTGAACAACGCAGGAATCGGTGCACAGGGTGACATCGCCGCGAACAGCGACGAGGAATGGCACCGCGTGTGGGACATCAACGTGGTCGGCATGGCACGCGTCTCGCGCGCGGCTCTGCCGCACCTGCGGAAGTCTCCGGCCGCGGCGATCTGCAACACCTCGTCGATCGCTGCGACGGCGGGCCTCCCCCAGCGCGTCCTCTACAGCGCGACGAAGGGCGCCGTGCTCTCGATGACCCAGGCGATGGCGGCCGACCATCTGCGCGAGGGGATCAGGGTCAACGCGGTCAATCCGGGCACAGCCGACACCCCGTGGATCGGGCGCCTCCTCAGCTCCGCAGACGACCCGGCGGCGGAGCGCGCGGCCCTCGAGGCTCGCCAGCCGCACGGACGACTCGTGTCCGCCGACGAGGTCGCCGAGGCCGTGGCCTACCTCGTCAGCCCGATGGCCGGCTCGACGACGGGCGCCTCGATCGCCGTCGACGGAGGGATGCAGGGGCTCCGCCTCCGCCCCGAGTAGCCGCGGTTCGACGGCGCGGGAGCCCCTCGGGCGTCACGCGGTGGCGTCGAGACGGTAGAAGCGGGTCGCAGACGCCGTCGCCACCGCATCCCACGACGCGCCGTCGGGCGTCTGCTCTCGGACGAGGTCCACCCACGCCGCGAAGCCGATATCGGGTCCCCAGATGCCGCTCACCGGCCAGTCGCTGCCGAGCATCGCACGATCCGGCCCGAACGCCGCGAGCGCTGCCCGCACGAAGGCCGGCCCGTTGCGACGGAGGGTCCTCTCGTCGGGCGCCTCGGGGATGAGGCCCGAGAGCTTCACGTACGCGCCGGGGAGCGCAGCGATGCGCTCGATCCCGGTGCGCCAGGCACGGCCCCGCGCACTGTCGATGCCGTCCGCCACGGGCGGCTTGCCGATGTGGTCGAGCACGACGCGCAGGGCGGGCACCCGCTCCAGGAGGTCGGCCAGCGCTCCGAGCTGCTCGTGCCGCACGCAGGCGTCGAACGGCAGGTCGCGCGCCGCGAGCGTCTCCAGCCCGCGTCGCAGTGCCGGCTCCTCAAAGCGTTCGACGGCCTCCCCCTGCAGGAGGTGCCGGATGCCGCGGAGGGGTCCCGCCGATCCGAGCTCGTCGAGTCGGTCGCCAAGGGCCGTGTCCCGCAGGTCTGCGGCCGCGACGACACCGGCCAGTTCCGGCCACGCCGACTCCGCGACCCAGCGCACTTCCGCGACGCTCTGCTCGGGGAGGCAGTCCGCCTGCACGAACACCATGCGCGTCGACTGCCCGTGGGCGCGATCGATGGCGACCGGCAGGTGCGGCGCCGCGGCGGCGCCGGCATCCCTCAGCCACGGATAGGTGAGCACGCGCGGATCCCACACATGCACGTGGGCGTCGACGATGCTCACGCGCCGCTCCGCTGTGCGCCCAGCGACCAGATCGGCTCGAGCGGCGCGAAAGCATCCTCGCCGTCCGGCCCGAGGAAGCCCGCGACATACCGCCCGATGACGCTTTGCCACGCCTCATTGGCCGGGTCGCTGTCGACCACACGAATCGCGGCGTCGAAGTCGTCGCAGTCGACCAGGTGGAAGAGGCGGTCGCCCGAGCGCCAGATCGACCAGTCGTGGATCCCTGCGCGCTCGAACAGCGCCACGAGATCGTCGGGGATGGCGGCATGATGCACGCGGTACTCGTCGACCGCGCCGGGACGGACCATCGAATGCAGGGCGACTCTCATGTGGTCCTCCGGTGGTCGATGCTGTCAGGGAAGGGAGGACCGGCGACGGTCTGGAGGCCGCGGCAGTCGCACATGAACAATGATCGTGTCCTAGACATCCGATGTCTGTCAAGAGCCCGGCACAACAGGATTGGCCTGGACGGCTGCACGCAGCCACTGTTCGATGCCCGCGACATGCGCCAGGGCCAAGGCGGACGCCAGCTCTGCGTCGTGCGCGCGCATGGCAGCGAGGATCGCCGCGTGCTCGGCGATCGTGCGCTCGCTGGCGCCGTGCTGGGTGATGCCGCGCCAGACACGCGCCCGGACCGTGCCGCCGGACATCGACTCGAGCAGTCGGCTCAGGTACTCGTTGCCCGAGAACTCGGCGATCGTCTGGTGGAAAGCGAGATCGTGCTCGACGAGGTCCTCGATCGAGCCTTCCGGGTCGATGGATGCGAGGACCGCGCTGAGCTTCTCGACCTCCTCCTCGCTGACCGCCCGGGTGGCGAGTGCCGTCGCCGCGGGCTCCAGGATGCGGCGGACGGCGAAGATCTCGAGCACCGAGCGGTCGGTGTGCAGGTCAACGACGAACGAGAGCGCCTCGAGCAGCAGGCGAGGCTCGAGACTCGTGACATAGGTACCGTCACCGCGACGGACATCGAGGATGCGGATCACCTCCAGCGCCTTCACCGCCTCGCGCAGCGAGTTGCGGGAGAGGCCGAGGCGCTCGCTGAGATCCTTCTCGGGCGGCAGGCGGTCCCCCGGCGCCAGCTCCCCGGAGGTGATCATCTCCCGGATCTTCAGGATCGCTTCGTCCGTGACGGCCATGGTCCCGATTGTACTGATCGACGCGAGGAATACGTCGGATGTATCGCGAGTGCCCGCGAGCGCGAAATCACGCGGAATCAGCCCGGCAGATGTGCGCTCTTCGCGACCTGAGAGGCGCTCAGAAACAAGAAGAGACCCGGATGACCGGGCCTCTTCTCAATTACTGTCTCAACACAGTGCGCGCCTGGAGGGACTCGAACCCCCAACCTTCTGATCCGTAGGCAATGGACATGAGAGGCAAGATCCGCGTGATTACGCGGAAGTTGGCCGCCCGTGCACACATGCGTGCACACATGTCGGCGACCCCGAATCCCCTGGTCTCCCCGTTCGCCACATCAAATGTCGCGCAGCTCGTTTCAGGGACGATCATCGGGCATTGCCGAGGGCGGGCTATCCGCGCACGACCTGGGCAGTCAGCAGATGGCCTTCGCGTCCCCAGTCGTTCGATCGTAGGACGACCGGCTTGCGCGCCCTGCGGGTGCGTCTGGTCCCGTGCTGCTACCGCTCGTCATTTAGAGCCTCAGCGAGGCCGTAGGCGTTGACCTCGGACAGGCGATCCACGATGTCGAGGCATCGGCTTCTCTGCTCTGAGTTGCCTTGGCGATAACACGCAAGAGGCTGACCAGGACCGGCTGAGCAACCATGCTTTGCGAGGTCCGAATGTCGCCGACGTCCTCACCTGCAAGCAAGACTGGCTTTGTCAAGCTTTCGCGGCCCCGGCCTGTCGGAGTTAGGTGGCCCCGAGCGCGATAGGCCGACGTCGGAGACGTCCACCACAACGCGATCGGTTACGGCAGCCCTATGTACCTGTGGTTCAAGGCCAATGTCGCCCGGTGCGGGTGGGTCACGCGGACTGAGCCGAGCCGGACGGCTCCGCCAGCCCCCGACCATGGCACTGGGAGTGTGTCGGCGCGAGCTGACACCAAGCACGTGCGAGCGATGCTCCGTGATGCAGTCGCCGTCTAACCCGCTTGAAGATTGACACGTAAGCAACTCCCATAGGGATGCTACATATGACTCATGGGTTATTCAAAGGAGATTGCAAAGGTTCTCTGCGCTTAGTGGACAGCTGCGGTCCGCGTTCAAACTTATGGCGAATTGATTGACATAAATTTGTCCGGCGAGTAGACCATTCCTGACGTCCGGTGGGACGTCACAGGCAGAAGTATCGAAGGGACGTTGCAACATGAAGATGCTCAGGAAACGATCGCTTGTCGCATTGACCGCTGCTTTGTCGGCGGTCTTCCTCGCAACGGTCATGGCCGTCCCCGCGCAAGCGAGCACAACAGCGACCTCGGACACGTTTGTGTCGACGACAACTACTGCGACGGCGGACATGAAGATCGACTGCTCGACCATCACCGCGGAGGGCATCAAGTACGCCAAGAAGAACAACCTGAACATCTGCGGCGTGCTCTCGAAGGGCAAGTCCAACACGTCTGTCACGCCGTACAACACTGTGTACGACACGTGCGGATCGGCTTCGATCTCCATGTCCAGCAGCGGCTACGGGAACGCCCACATCTGGTGGCACCTTCACTCCACGACCGGGTGGATCCTGCAGTACAACCTCACCGTCCACTATCAGGGCACCGCGGCGGCCGGTAATGTCGGGTTCAGCGGCGTGCCCGTGAACATTGACGCGGGGGATTACACGAACCCTCACACCGGTTCGGGCTATGCGAGCGCATTCCTTAGTGGAACCGCCGAGACGGTTCTGTACGACTGCTACATCGAGAACCCGACAACCGGCGCTACGATCTAAATCCGCCCCGTTTCGAGTGCATAAGGGAGACTATTCAGGTGACAAGCGAGAGCACAGGATCCGCCCCCATCCGGGGCGTCCGTTTGCCCGAAGCTGAAGTAGAAAGACGCAGGGCTCGCGGCGCTGAAATGTGGGCGCAGAAGCTGTTTCCGCCGCTCTACCGTGTCTCCACCATGGACCCCGAGACAGTACTGCACGGCAGCTTCGGTTCCTCACCGGTGAGGACAATCTACGTCTTTGCCGGTGAGGACGGAGTACTGCATCGACCGCGCCTCGAGGTCCATACATTCGTCGATCGCAACGACAACAGCAGCAGCGCCGGCGACGTCGACTCAGAGGCGCCGATCCTATGGATGATGAACTTCAACAGCGCGTTCCCGGAGACAACGCGCGAACCCGTGCCGGTACTCGTCTCCGGAACGCAGCTGGATGCGGAACTGCTGGCAAGAGAGCCCGAGGGGTGGATGGTGTCCGTCGAGACGCCCGATGCCATACTCGTGATCAGCGGTCCAGGCGAACTGCCTGCCCCGCTCGCGATCGAACCCCTCGACATGGAGGCGTTGAAGCGCTCGGAGTTCCGCAACTCGGGCATCAGCATCGTCTAGACCATAGGTAGCGATCTGCGGGAACGGCTCAAAGCCGACACTACTGCTCCGTGAAAAGCACCAGCGCTCCGGCAAAATTCTGGCCGCTGCGCTGGCCCTGTCTCCGACGGGGTGCAGCGCAGCTCCAGGCTGAAATACGTGGGAAGCAACGACGTTGGCGTCGGCATCAGGAACGTCCCTGAGTGCGCCGGCGGTCCTCGGTGACATCCCCCTCACCGGGGACTACCGTGCGGTGGCTCCCTGCTGGGTGTGGGCGAGCCGGTACGAGTCGGTGCCGGTCTCGATGATGGTGCCGTGGAAGGTGAGCCGGTCGACTATCGCCGCGCAAAGGCGGGGGTCGGTGAACGTCTTGGTCCATCCAGAGAAGGCCTTTGGAGCCGATCGCGATCGACGCCTTCTCTTCGCGTTCGGTGAGCACCTGGAATAGCAGTTCGGCGCCTCTTCGGTCGAGTTCCATGTAGCCGAGTTCGTCGATGATGAGCAGGTCGACGCGTCCGTATCGGGCGATAGTGCGAGCGAGCTGCTTGTCGTCGGCGGCTTCGGCGAGTTCGTTTACGAGCCGTGTGGCGAGGGTGTAGCGGACGCGGAAGCCCTGTTCGGCGGCCGCGGTGCCGAACCCGATGAGCAGGTGTGACTTCCCGGTGCCGGAGTCTCCGATCAGGCACAAGGGCTCACCTCGCCGAATCCAGTCGCCTTGGGCGAGCGTGTGGATGGTGGCGGGGTTGACGGTCGGGTTCGCGTCGTAGTCGAAGTCCGCCAGCCACTTCTGCCTCGGGAAGCCAGCGTTCGCGACGCGGCGGATGGTGGAGCGGCGATCCCGGTCATCGACCTCGGACAGCAGCAGTTCGGCGAGAAACCCAAGGTAGGACAGCTGGTCCCGCTCCGCGGACTTCGCTGCCTCGTCGAGGACAGCGCGCACGGTGGGCAGCCGCAGCCGGCGGCATGCTTGATCGACCGCGGCCGCCGCGGCTTCCTCAGTCATCCCGCGGCGACGGCGCAGGGCGGTGGTCACGATTGTCGTGGTCGGCGTCATGCTCCGCTCACTTCCTCACTCGTGGGGACGGCCGCTTGCTTGGCGCTCCGCTTGGTCAACAGCTCGTCGTACCCGGCAACGGACGGCAGTGGCCGGGTGTCGTTGGGGAGCCCGGCGATCACCGCCGCCGGGTCTGCCAGCCGCCGCTGCGTGAGCGACACCACCTTCGGCAGCTCCTCGACCACGGCGAACGAGGTGTCGCTATCCTCGAGGGCGATGGCGGCAGCGCGGCGGGCCTCGATCGCCACCACGTCTGCGAGCACTGACCCGACGGTGAGTGCGGCCCTAATCCCGGCGAGCACCGCCCGGTCCGGAAGCGTCCGGTGCAGCAGGAGCACGTCGATCAGCTCCCGGGTGCCCGAGGCGTCGCCATTGACTTTGCGGGACTCGGCCCAGAACGCCTCGTGCTCGGTCGTGAACGCGCAAGCCGTGCGGGCTGAGGCGAGTACGGAGGAGCCGGCGAGAGCGCCGGGCTTGAACTTCAGGACCTCGAGGTAGTGGTCCAGTTCGACGGATTGCCCGTATCGGACGGTGACGCGTTCGTGACGGGCGACCTGGGCGCGCCCGTCGAAGACGACCAGCTCGGAGGCCCGCAGCGACACCCGCAACCGGCGGCCGATGAACCTAACAGGCACCGAGTACTTCGCCTGCCGAACCGTCAGCAGCCCCGACCGATCCACCATCGGATACAACTCCAGGCCTGGGTCGAAACGTGCCCGCGGCAGCGACCGCAGCGCGTCCCGGTCGATCAGGTAGTCGTGGGCGACGGTGGTAATCTTCTGCCCGATCCGGCGGTTCTCGTCCCGAAGGTCCCAATCGCGGATGCGCGCGTTCAGCTCCGCGAGCGAGTCCACCACGGGCATGGGCGAGAGCCACGTGCGCCGGAACCGGCCGACCTCGCCCTCGATACCGCCCTTCTCGTGCGCGCCGTCGACGCCGGGTTCGCAGTAGAACGCGTCGAACCCGTAGTGCGAGCGAAATAACGCCCACCGCGCGGTCTCGACGCGTGCCCGCCCGGAGAGGACCGTGGAGACGGCGGGTGACAGATTGTCGTACTTGATCTGCCCGGTGGGCACGCCGCCAGTCTCTTCGAACGCGTCGATATGCCCTTCCAAGAACGCCTCCAGCGCCTGGGTTGGATACACGCGATGCACCGCCCGCCCGGAGTGGGAGAGCCGGTATGCAAACATGAAGCACTTCGTCTTCACTCCGGCCAGGATCACCCATACCTCGCCGAAATCGACCTCTGCCTCCGCGCCGGGTAGGTGCAGCTGCGGCACCATCGCCTTCGCGATCGGCACGATTCCCAGGATCTCCGGACGGCGAACGCGCACGTAGTCCCGCACTGTCGGGTAGCCGACCTGCGCGGCGTGCTCATCGAGTAGCCGGTGCCAGATCCGGGTTGCGGTCTGACGTTGCTTGCGCGGCGCGTCAATGTCCTGCTGCAGCATCCCGTCGATCAGATCGCGCACCGCATCAAGCTTCGGCGCCGCCTGCTGCCGGGGCTTCCTCCCCGGCGGCTTTGCGGATTCGAGCGCCTGCCGCACCGTTCTGCGGTGCACGCCATGCCTACGCGCGAGCTCCCGGATCGAGAGCCCCTCGATCCTCGCATCACGCCGAATCCGCGCGAACAACTCCACCCTGACCAACCCCATCCCGACCCCTCCCGTCGTCTCGAACAGCGACGAGACCAGGCTCAGTTGGGGCCAAATAGCTCCGACACATTCACCCCGGCGAGTCGCAAGTGGGGCCACCCAACACCGACATCATGGAGCCATCCAACGCTGACACAGCCACAAGACCGCTCTCCTCACAAACCTGTAAAGCTAGCTCGAGATCGACCAGGTCCAGCGATTCGAACTCGTGCATCATTTCGCGCGTTGACAACGACACGCTCGCCGACCAACCACTCGACGAAGGAAGAGGCGCCGCCCGGGATCAACCCGGACGGCGCCTCGCCATGCCCTCTTGACAGAGCACCACTACATATCAGATCTTCGTCAGCAGGTCATCGATCATGCGTCGGGCGCGCATACTGTGCTGTCCCGTCAGGCTG
This genomic window contains:
- a CDS encoding aldo/keto reductase; translation: MAAIGGGIVTADIGPLGFGGASIGNLYRAVPDERASETLHAAWDAGIRYFDTAPHYGLGLSERRLGAFLREKPRDEYVLSTKVGRLLVPNADHDGGRDLANGFDVPDDLVRRFDPSASGIRRSLEDSLERLGLDRIDILYLHDPDAYDLEWGLREGLPALAALRDEGVVTQIGVGVNDPAVATRAVREGDLDLVMIAGRYTLLEQPALVDLFPACAERGVRIVDAAVFNSGLLATDDPGADAHYDYGAVPDATLARARLLADCCREFGVELPAAALRYPLRHPLVATVVVGTSRPEAVVENARRMAADIPESLWAELEARGLIPASEPQGEPASG
- a CDS encoding L-rhamnose mutarotase; this encodes MRVALHSMVRPGAVDEYRVHHAAIPDDLVALFERAGIHDWSIWRSGDRLFHLVDCDDFDAAIRVVDSDPANEAWQSVIGRYVAGFLGPDGEDAFAPLEPIWSLGAQRSGA
- a CDS encoding enolase C-terminal domain-like protein; translated protein: MTIITAVDTFDIRFPTSITLDGSDAMNPDPDYSAAYLIVRTDSSDGLEGHGFVFTIGRGTEVQVAALDALRDYLVGEDLDDLLRDMGGISRRLIHDSQLRWLGPEKGIMHMAIGAALNALWDLRAKRAGEPLWLHLSRMSPEELVSLIDFRYLTDALTEDDALEILRRAEPGRAERIERLRAEGYPAYTTTPGWLGYSDEKLERLSREAVADGFGQIKLKVGGDPADDARRLAIARAAVGPDIRIAVDANQRWDVPVAIDRIRELAAFDLAWIEEPTSPDDILGHAAIARAIAPIRVATGEHVQNRIVFKQLLQAGGMGIMQIDAARVGGVAENIANLLLAAKFGVPVCPHAGGVGLCEAVQHLSMFDFVAVSGSMDERMIEYVDHLHEHFATPVHVAGGRYLAPTAPGAGTEMLRASIAEHTWRRSAAAS
- a CDS encoding fumarylacetoacetate hydrolase family protein; the encoded protein is MRFARLGPRGEEIPAVLHDDTWFDIRSITADIDGAFLAGGGVERVRAALAAASLPELPAPSRFGAPIARPSAVYCVGMNYAAHAAESGSAPPENLVMFMKAPNTVVGPDDDVEIPPGSLKTDWEVELGIVIAAQTSRLASPAEARDRIAGFVLANDLSERDWQLAVSGGQWSKGKSAPGFLPLGPWLVTPDELDADDVRLQSWVNGDPRQDSRTADLIFPIDTIVWELSRYLTLEPGDVVLTGTPEGVALSGRFPYLAAGDVVDLEIEGLGHQRQRYVAADVGEGNR
- a CDS encoding FadR/GntR family transcriptional regulator, with the protein product MAVTDEAILKIREMITSGELAPGDRLPPEKDLSERLGLSRNSLREAVKALEVIRILDVRRGDGTYVTSLEPRLLLEALSFVVDLHTDRSVLEIFAVRRILEPAATALATRAVSEEEVEKLSAVLASIDPEGSIEDLVEHDLAFHQTIAEFSGNEYLSRLLESMSGGTVRARVWRGITQHGASERTIAEHAAILAAMRAHDAELASALALAHVAGIEQWLRAAVQANPVVPGS
- a CDS encoding amidohydrolase family protein is translated as MSIVDAHVHVWDPRVLTYPWLRDAGAAAAPHLPVAIDRAHGQSTRMVFVQADCLPEQSVAEVRWVAESAWPELAGVVAAADLRDTALGDRLDELGSAGPLRGIRHLLQGEAVERFEEPALRRGLETLAARDLPFDACVRHEQLGALADLLERVPALRVVLDHIGKPPVADGIDSARGRAWRTGIERIAALPGAYVKLSGLIPEAPDERTLRRNGPAFVRAALAAFGPDRAMLGSDWPVSGIWGPDIGFAAWVDLVREQTPDGASWDAVATASATRFYRLDATA
- the eno gene encoding phosphopyruvate hydratase, whose translation is MTDTIAAVCARRVWDSRGLPTIEVEVRTSSGARGQGIAPAGASTGRREARELRDGGDRLGGCDVIRAVELAISVVGPRITGIDVHDQEAVDAILARMGPEVGGNTTTAASLAVLHAAGASRGIPAWAVLDAAPRWMPRPQIQIIGGGAHAAHRTAVQDFMVLPLSPTRIADAFFEVAEVYRAVGAVLAERGPRRGVADEGGHWPEVTGTEDALDLLVAGIERAGLVPGVDMAISLDIAATQFASADGYGVGDRSYDTADWIAELDRLCRAYPISTIEDPAGEDDARGMRRAVATLGDTAVVVGDDYLVTDADRIEAAARDEAVQAALIKVNQVGTVTGAARAVAAARANDLSVIVSARSGETEDVSVAHLATGWGADIVKVGSITRGERTAKWNELIRIDEALGGLPLAPAP
- a CDS encoding SDR family NAD(P)-dependent oxidoreductase, producing MSTNLDGLVAIVTGGASGIGAAIAARLRAGGARVAVFDLNPDEAKEADAAIRVDVTDDASVVAGVAAVVARFGRIDIVVNNAGIGAQGDIAANSDEEWHRVWDINVVGMARVSRAALPHLRKSPAAAICNTSSIAATAGLPQRVLYSATKGAVLSMTQAMAADHLREGIRVNAVNPGTADTPWIGRLLSSADDPAAERAALEARQPHGRLVSADEVAEAVAYLVSPMAGSTTGASIAVDGGMQGLRLRPE